A single region of the Lycium barbarum isolate Lr01 chromosome 2, ASM1917538v2, whole genome shotgun sequence genome encodes:
- the LOC132622003 gene encoding probable leucine-rich repeat receptor-like protein kinase At2g33170, translating to MQTTMITKYVYLSSILYLPFLFHLVFSQLPTNQINTMRSVYDMLQNNTGTSFVWNGNDKISTPCSWRGISCNSDNSSITKVSFPLFSISSSEFLPFICQISTLESLDVSQNHLSSITNEFITSCGRISGLKLLNLSRNKLEGILPSFTGFGKLESLDFSHNNLNGKVELQLSGLNSLKSLNLSYNQFIGSVPTSLGKFNLLEELQLSANSFQGEFPTQILKFGNLTLIDLTLNYLSGVIPDRLGELSKLQVLIVSSNILNGTIPQSLMNIKTLTRFAANLNGFVGSIPIGLTKNLRNLDLSFNDLNGTIPQDLLSPRNLQFVDLTSNNLEGPVPSNMSVNLIRLRLGQNDLNGSFPSASFGSLQSLTYLELDNNHLSGPIPSKLGKCQKLALLNLARNKLSGPIPVELADISNLQVLSLQINNLVGEIPSNISQLNRLQRLNISWNSLTGSIPSSLSSLISLTNLNLQGNKLSGQIPFDISNLYHLLELQLGGNQLGGPIPEMPLSLAIALNLSHNLFQGPIPISLSSLTSLEVLDLSYNRLSGQIPNFLTKMGGLTILVLSNNQLSGVVPSFGGFVNVDTSGNRDLIYPSPVAKLEYNKKKAKTLSSTIVLLLFVLGGFAFGISAKICIQYVVLNSLHIQYVCWITDDSLHRSQIKFSKAMASISRPINIIQSNEFYAYYKVMMPCGLYYCIKKITRKSKSYNLHSFGSLKQGLVSIGHLGNYTMAPLAYVEESDTACIIYEYPQHGTLFDLLHGRCSDSVLDWKTRFAIAVGICRGLAILHGGSLFSDPIILLHVSTSSIFMKHLDQPLIGDIELERAFNSSQFAVAVGYVPPEYAYVMRVTEAGNMYSFGVIMLELLTGKPAISEGTELAKWIIQHENIGEVLDSRVSGNSVQVHQQMLLVLELALQCLSISPSERPDAKELLETLLLLGQQFGI from the exons ATGCAAACCACAATGATCACAAAGTATGTCTATCTTTCTTCTATTTTGTACTTGCCTTTCCTTTTTCATTTGGTCTTTTCCCAATTGCCCACAAATCAAATTAATACCATGAGAAGTGTCTACGATATGCTTCAAAATAATACTGGTACTTCTTTTGTATGGAATGGTAATGATAAAATTTCAACCCCATGTTCTTGGAGAGGTATTTCTTGCAATTCTGATAATTCTTCTATAACCAAAGTGTCCTTTCCATTGTTTTCTATTTCTAGTTCTGAGTTTTTGCCTTTCATTTGTCAAATTAGTACTTTGGAGTCTCTTGATGTTTCCCAAAACCATTTAAGCTCTATCACAAATGAGTTCATTACTAGTTGTGGGAGGATTAGTGGGTTGAAATTGTTGAACTTAAGTAGGAATAAATTGGAGGGTATTTTGCCTAGTTTTACTGGTTTTGGAAAGTTGGAGTCTTTAGACTTTTCTCATAATAACTTGAATGGGAAAGTTGAGTTGCAGTTGAGTGGATTGAATTCACTTAAGAGTTTGAACCTCAGTTATAACCAATTTATTGGTTCAGTTCCTACTAGTCTTGGAAAGTTTAATCTTTTGGAggaacttcaactttctgcaaATTCTTTTCAAGGTGAATTTCCAACTCAAATTTTGAAGTTTGGCAACTTAACTTTGATTGACCTTACTCTAAACTACCTGTCTGGTGTAATTCCTGATAGATTAGGAGAACTTTCCAAATTGCAAGTCTTGATCGTGTCATCCAATATATTGAATGGCACAATCCCACAATCCCTTATGAATATCAAAACACTGACGCGTTTTGCTGCGAATCTGAATGGTTTTGTTGGAAGTATACCAATTGGTTTAACCAAGAACCTGAGAAATTTGGACCTAAGTTTTAACGATTTAAATGGTACAATTCCTCAGGACCTGTTATCTCCACGGAACTTGCAGTTTGTTGATCTCACTTCCAATAATTTGGAGGGACCTGTTCCTTCGAACATGTCGGTGAATTTGATCAGGTTGAGGTTGGGGCAAAATGATTTGAATGGGTCATTTCCATCTGCTTCCTTTGGGAGCCTTCAAAGTTTGACCTACTTGGAGCTGGACAACAACCATCTAAGTGGACCAATTCCTTCTAAATTGGGAAAGTGCCAAAAATTGGCCCTTTTGAACTTAGCTCGAAACAAGCTGAGTGGTCCTATTCCTGTAGAGTTGGCTGATATTTCTAATCTTCAGGTACTGAGTCTTCAGATCAATAACCTAGTTGGTGAAATTCCAAGCAACATTTCACAGTTGAACCGATTGCAGAGGCTCAATATCAGCTGGAATTCATTGACTGGTTCCATACCGAGTTCGTTATCAAGTTTGATAAGTCTTACAAACTTGAACTTGCAAGGGAATAAACTAAGTGGTCAAATTCCGTTCGACATTAGTAATTTATATCACCTGTTAGAACTCCAACTTGGAGGGAACCAACTTGGTGGGCCTATTCCGGAGATGCCGTTGAGTTTAGCGATTGCTTTGAATCTGAGTCACAATCTTTTTCAAGGGCCTATACCAATTAGTCTTTCTAGTTTAACTTCATTGGAAGTTTTGGATCTCTCTTACAACAGGTTGTCGGGTCAGATTCCCAACTTCCTGACTAAAATGGGAGGCTTGACTATTTTGGTGCTTTCGAACAATCAACTCTCAGGAGTTGTTCCATCGTTTGGAGGCTTTGTCAATGTTGATACAAGTGGAAATAGGGATCTGATCTATCCTTCCCCGGTTGCAAAATTGGAATACAATAAGAAAAAGGCAAAGACATTGTCATCAACCATAGTCCTCCTCCTCTTTGTTTTAGGTGGCTTTGCTTTTGGTATATCTGCAAAAATTTGTATCCAGTACGTTGTTTTAAATAGCCTTCACATCCAGTAC GTTTGTTGGATCACTGATGATAGCCTCCACAGGTCTCAAATCAAATTCTCCAAGGCCATGGCTTCAATTTCTAGGCCAATTAACATTATCCAAAGCAATGAGTTCTACGCATACTACAAGGTTATGATGCCTTGTGGTTTGTACTATTGCATCAAGAAGATTACAAGGAAGAGCAAGTCATACAACTTGCATAGCTTTGGAAGTCTCAAACAAGGGCTTGTTAGTATAGGCCACCTTGGAAATTACACCATGGCCCCCCTTGCTTATGTTGAGGAATCTGATACAGCATGTATCATTTATGAATACCCTCAGCATGGGACACTCTTTGACCTCCTTCATGGAAGATGTAGTGACAGTGTTTTAGACTGGAAAACTCGTTTTGCCATAGCAGTTGGCATCTGTAGAGGTTTGGCTATCCTACATGGAGGCTCTCTCTTCAGCGATCCGATCATCCTCCTCCATGTTTCAACAAGCAGCATCTTTATGAAACATTTGGACCAGCCCTTAATCGGAGATATTGAGCTTGAGAGGGCATTTAATTCTTCACAATTTGCTGTAGCAGTGGGATATGTTCCTCCAG AATATGCATATGTGATGAGAGTGACTGAGGCAGGTAACATGTACAGCTTTGGGGTAATAATGCTTGAGCTGCTAACTGGAAAACCAGCCATTAGTGAAGGAACAGAATTGGCTAAGTGGATTATCCAGCATGAAAATATTGGTGAAGTTCTTGACAGCAGAGTGAGTGGAAATTCTGTTCAAGTTCATCAACAAATGCTTTTAGTGCTTGAACTTGCTTTGCAGTGCTTAAGTATCTCTCCAAGTGAAAGACCCGATGCCAAAGAACTACTAGAGACATTGCTACTTTTGGGCCAACAATTTGGTATTTAA
- the LOC132622015 gene encoding leucine-rich repeat receptor-like tyrosine-protein kinase PXC3, with product MTAKYVYLSSILYLPFFFHLVLSQLTQNQINTMTRLYEILQNDIGNYSFVWHGTDKSSDPCSWKGISCSPSYSSITKVSFSRFSIFSSEFLPVICQLDTLESLNVSQNHLSSIPNGFITSCGKIRGLKSLSFNWNRLEGSLPAFTGFQKLEFLDMSRNNLNGKVDLQLSGLNSLKSLNLTENQFSGSVPTSLGKFNLLEELQLSANHFQGEFSTQIVNFGNLTLIDLSFNNLSGVIPDRLGELSKLQVLNLSANKLSGTIPQSLRNIKTLTDFDANQNGFVGIIPIGLTKNLWNLDLSFNNLNGTIPQDLLSPLNLQFVDLTSNNLEGIVPPNILVNLIRLSLGQNALNGSFPSASFGSFQSLTYLELDNNQLSGSIPSELGKCQNLALMNLAQNKLSGPIPVELGNISNLQVLSLQSNNLAGEIPSNVSQLNRLQRLNISWNSLTGSMPRSLSSLTNLTNFSLEGNKLSGRIPIDISNLNQLLELQLGGNQLGGPIPEMPLSLQIALNLSHNHFQGPIPVSLSRLTSLEVLDLSYNSFSGQIPDFLTKMRGLTRLVLSNNQLSGVVPSFGSFVSVDISGNRDLINPSPVAKKRISLVLVVVCSVCFGIMASICIQYFVLKHLYRTEFCWLTDDRLYKSRIKQSKAMTAICRPVNIMRSNELYTYYRVMMSCGVYYCIKKITRRKKSFILHSLERFEQGLVNIGHLSNYTMAPLAYVVESDTTYIFYEYPQHGTLFDLLHGRSDDNVLDWKSRFAIAVGICRGLDILHGGSLFSDPIIPLHVSTSSIFMEHLDQPLIGDIELGRAFSSSQITVAVGYVPPEYAYVMRVTEAGNMYSCGVIMLELLTGKPAISEGTELAKWIIQHEDLGEVLDSRVSGNSVQVHQQMLLLLEIALQCLSVSPSERPDATELLETLLSLGQQFGI from the exons ATGACCGCAAAGTATGTCTATCTTTCTTCTATTCTCTACTTGCCTTTCTTTTTTCATTTGGTGCTTTCCCAATTGACCCAAAATCAGATTAACACAATGACTAGGCTCTATGAGATTCTTCAAAATGATATTggtaattattcttttgtgtggcATGGGACTGATAAAAGTTCAGACCCATGTTCATGGAAAGGTATTTCTTGCAGTCCTAGTTACTCTTCCATAACTAAAGTCTCTTTTTCAAGGTTTTCTATCTTTAGCTCTGAGTTCTTGCCTGTTATTTGTCAACTCGATACTTTGGAGTCTCTTAATGTTTCCCAGAACCATTTAAGCTCAATCCCAAATGGGTTCATCACTAGTTGTGGGAAAATCAGGGGATTGAAATCGTTGAGCTTTAATTGGAATCGGTTGGAGGGTTCTTTGCCTGCTTTCACTGGTTTTCAAAAGTTGGAGTTTTTGGACATGTCTCGTAATAACTTGAATGGAAAAGTTGACTTGCAGTTGAGTGGATTGAATTCACTTAAGAGTTTGAACCTCACGGAAAACCAATTTTCTGGTTCAGTTCCTACCAGTCTTGGAAAATTTAATCTACTGGAGGAGCTTCAACTTTCTGCAAATCATTTTCAAGGTGAATTCTCCACTCAAATTGTGAACTTTGGCAACTTGACATTGATTGACCTGTCTTTTAACAACCTATCTGGTGTAATTCCTGATAGATTAGGAGAACTTTCCAAATTGCAAGTCTTGAACTTGTCAGCCAATAAATTGAGCGGCACAATCCCACAATCCCTTAGGAATATCAAAACACTGACAGATTTTGATGCAAATCAGAATGGTTTCGTTGGAATTATACCAATTGGTTTAACCAAGAACCTATGGAATTTGGACCTAAGTTTTAACAATTTAAATGGTACAATTCCTCAGGACCTGCTATCCCCACTGAATTTGCAGTTTGTTGATCTTACTTCCAATAATTTGGAAGGAATTGTTCCTCCGAACATATTGGTAAATTTGATCAGGTTGAGCTTGGGGCAAAATGCTTTGAATGGATCATTTCCATCTGCTTCCTTTGGAAGCTTTCAGAGTTTGACCTACTTGGAGTTAGATAACAACCAGCTAAGTGGATCAATTCCTTCTGAATTAGGAAAGTGCCAAAACTTGGCCCTTATGAACTTAGCCCAGAATAAGCTGAGTGGTCCTATTCCTGTTGAGTTGGGTAATATATCTAATCTTCAGGTACTGAGTCTTCAGTCCAATAACCTAGCTGGAGAAATTCCAAGCAATGTTTCACAGTTGAACAGATTGCAGAGGCTCAATATCAGCTGGAATTCATTGACTGGTTCCATGCCGAGATCGTTGTCAAGTTTGACAAATCTCACAAACTTTAGTTTGGAGGGGAATAAACTAAGTGGTCGAATTCCGATCGATATTAGTAATTTAAATCAGCTGCTCGAACTCCAACTTGGAGGGAATCAACTTGGTGGGCCTATTCCCGAGATGCCGTTGAGTTTACAAATCGCTTTGAATCTGAGTCACAATCATTTTCAAGGGCCTATACCAGTTAGTCTCTCTAGATTAACTTCATTGGAAGTTTTGGATCTCTCTTACAACAG TTTCTCGGGTCAGATTCCCGACTTCCTAACTAAAATGAGAGGCTTGACTAGGTTGGTGCTTTCGAATAATCAACTCTCTGGAGTTGTTCCATCGTTTGGAAGTTTTGTCAGTGTTGATATAAGTGGAAATAGGGATCTGATCAATCCTTCCCCAGTTGCAAAAAAGAGGATATCATTAGTTTTAGTAGTTGTATGCAGCGTTTGTTTTGGTATCATGGCAAGCATTTGTATTCAGTACTTTGTTTTGAAGCACCTGTATCGAACTGAGTTTTGTTGGTTAACTGATGATAGGCTCTACAAGTCTCGAATCAAACAGTCCAAGGCCATGACTGCAATTTGTAGGCCAGTTAACATTATGCGAAGCAACGAGTTGTACACATACTACAGGGTTATGATGTCTTGCGGTGTGTACTATTGCATCAAGAAGATTACGAGGAGAAAGAAGTCATTCATCTTGCATAGCTTGGAAAGGTTCGAGCAAGGGCTTGTAAATATAGGTCACCTTAGCAACTACACTATGGCCCCCCTTGCTTATGTTGTTGAATCTGATACTACATATATCTTTTATGAATACCCTCAACATGGAACACTCTTTGACCTCCTTCATGGAAGAAGTGATGACAATGTTTTAGACTGGAAAAGTCGTTTTGCCATAGCAGTTGGCATTTGTAGAGGTTTGGATATCTTACATGGAGGCTCTCTCTTCAGCGATCCGATCATCCCCCTCCATGTTTCAACAAGCAGCATCTTTATGGAACATTTGGACCAGCCCTTAATTGGAGATATTGAGCTTGGGAGGGCATTTAGTTCTTCACAAATTACCGTAGCAGTGGGATATGTTCCTCCAG AATATGCATATGTGATGAGAGTGACTGAGGCTGGTAATATGTATAGCTGTGGGGTAATAATGCTTGAACTGCTGACGGGGAAACCAGCCATTAGTGAAGGAACAGAGTTGGCTAAGTGGATTATCCAGCATGAAGATTTGGGTGAAGTTCTTGACAGCAGAGTGAGTGGAAATTCTGTTCAAGTTCATCAACAAATGCTTTTACTGCTTGAAATTGCTCTGCAATGCTTGAGTGTCTCTCCAAGTGAAAGACCTGATGCCACAGAACTACTAGAGACATTGCTATCTTTGGGCCAACAGTTTGGTATCTAA
- the LOC132627125 gene encoding pentatricopeptide repeat-containing protein At1g31430-like, translating to MSSLRSISSRFINKLDIKTCIELLKTCKSITHLKQIHAQVIILNFHKHIGILHKLLAFTTHNNTFRVDLNYAKKIFTSCHNRTLFMYNVMIKGYVKTGQFKQPLFLFNELRINGLCPDNFTYPFVFKAIGELKMVKEGEKIHGYVLKSGVWFDNYVGNSVMDMYGLLGCVESLNKVFDEMPQRDSVAWNIMICGFVRCGRFENAVGVYKKMREESGVKADEATVVSTLSACTALKKLELGKEIHRYVVEEIGVSVIIGNALVDMYCKCGCLMVARQIFDEMPMKNVICWTSMVSGYVNSGQLDEARELFERSPIRDLVLWTSMINGYVQFNRVNDAMDLFRSMQMQRIKPDKYTLVALLTGCAQVGALQQGEWIHDYMKENRIAVTAVVGTSLIEMYAKCGCIEKSMKIFDELEEKDTASWTSIICALAMSGNTWKALELFSKMEQAGIFPDDITFIGVLSACSHGGLVEEGRRYFHAMSRIYGIQPKLEHYGCLIDLLGRAGLLSEAEVMISQIPNKDNEIIVPIYGALLSACRIYGNVDVGERVAELLMEIESYDSSTHTLLANTYASAGRWEDVSKVRGTMRNLGVKKSPGCSSIDINGNVHEFIVGR from the coding sequence ATGTCTTCACTAAGGTCAATTTCTAGTCGCTTCATTAATAAACTTGACATTAAAACATGCATTGAGCTTCTAAAAACATGCAAATCAATTACACATCTCAAACAAATCCATGCCCAAGTTATCATCCTCAATTTCCACAAACACATTGGCATTTTACACAAACTATTAGCCTTTACCACTCATAATAATACATTCCGAGTAGACTTAAATTACGCCAAGAAAATCTTCACTTCTTGCCACAACAGAACATTGTTTATGTACAATGTAATGATTAAAGGATATGTAAAAACAGGTCAATTTAAACAGCCCCTTTTCTTGTTTAATGAATTAAGAATAAATGGCTTATGTCCTGATAATTTTACATATCCATTTGTTTTTAAAGCAATTGGTGAGTTGAAAATGGTTAAGGAAGGTGAAAAGATTCATGGGTATGTGTTGAAATCTGGGGTTTGGTTTGATAATTATGTTGGTAATTctgttatggatatgtatggtTTGCTTGGTTGTGTTGAGAGTTTGAACAaagtgtttgatgaaatgcctcaAAGAGATTCGGTTGCGTGGAATATAATGATTTGTGGGTTTGTGAGGTGTGGTAGGTTTGAGAATGCTGTTGGTGTTTACAAGAAGATGAGAGAGGAAAGTGGTGTTAAGGCTGATGAAGCGACGGTTGTGAGTACTTTGTCAGCTTGTACTGCATTGAAAAAATTGGAACTTGGTAAAGAAATTCATCGATACGTTGTTGAAGAGATTGGGGTTAGTGTTATTATTGGGAATGCATTAGTGGATATGTATTGTAAGTGTGGATGTTTGATGGTGGCTAGGCAGATTTTTGATGAGATGCCGATGAAAAATGTGATATGTTGGACTAGTATGGTGTCGGGGTATGTTAATAGCGGTCAATTGGATGAAGCTAGGGAACTTTTCGAGAGGAGTCCGATAAGGGATTTAGTTCTTTGGACAAGTATGATTAATGGGTATGTGCAGTTTAATCGTGTTAATGATGCGATGGACCTATTTCGTTCGATGCAAATGCAAAGGATTAAACCTGATAAATACACGTTGGTTGCTCTTCTCACAGGTTGTGCTCAGGTAGGAGCTTTGCAGCAAGGGGAGTGGATTCATGATTACATGAAGGAAAACCGAATAGCTGTTACTGCTGTTGTTGGTACTTCCCTTATAGAGATGTATGCAAAGTGTGGTTGCATAGAAAaatcaatgaaaatatttgaTGAATTAGAAGAGAAAGATACTGCATCCTGGACTTCAATTATTTGTGCGCTAGCCATGAGCGGGAATACTTGGAAGGCACTGGAACTGTTCTCAAAAATGGAACAAGCTGGAATTTTCCCTGATGATATCACTTTTATTGGAGTGTTAAGTGCATGTAGCCATGGGGGCTTGGTAGAGGAAGGCCGGAGATATTTCCACGCAATGAGTAGGATTTATGGGATTCAGCCAAAGTTAGAACATTATGGCTGTCTAATAGACCTACTGGGTCGTGCTGGGCTCCTAAGTGAAGCTGAAGTAATGATATCTCAGATACCCAATAAAGACAATGAGATTATAGTTCCAATTTATGGGGCTTTGCTCAGTGCCTGCAGAATTTACGGCAATGTTGATGTCGGTGAACGTGTGGCAGAACTGCTTATGGAGATTGAATCTTATGATTCTAGCACTCATACACTTCTGGCAAACACCTATGCATCTGCGGGCAGATGGGAAGATGTATCAAAGGTCAGAGGAACTATGAGAAATTTAGGTGTTAAGAAGTCACCTGGATGCAGTTCAATTGATATCAATGGAAATGTTCACGAGTTCATTGTTGGACGTTAA